In one window of Candidatus Thermoplasmatota archaeon DNA:
- a CDS encoding DNA polymerase sliding clamp, giving the protein MFRVKIKADFLKSVVDATSILVDETKLHVTQDELFARAVDPAHVGMIDFKLKAGAFEEYDVKEDVELAIDLEKLRGMLKLPSTDDIISLSHEEEGRLVAQIGNLTRKMSLLDASSMADTKIPSLDLPTEIIVKASEIYKGVRASEAVSDHIALSADPDGFELSAKGDTDTVTLKIPKSQLFSLKCNEHVKSLFSLDYFSDMVKSAKSDEIKLYLGNDYPVKMIFQIAEGNGEVAYLLAPRIESD; this is encoded by the coding sequence ATGTTCAGGGTAAAAATAAAGGCTGATTTTCTGAAGAGCGTGGTAGATGCCACTTCCATACTCGTTGATGAGACAAAATTACATGTCACGCAGGATGAATTATTCGCAAGGGCAGTAGACCCCGCTCACGTGGGTATGATAGATTTCAAACTCAAGGCGGGTGCATTCGAAGAGTACGATGTAAAAGAAGATGTGGAACTTGCAATTGACCTAGAGAAATTGAGAGGAATGCTGAAGCTTCCGTCCACCGACGATATTATCTCACTCTCACATGAAGAGGAAGGAAGGCTTGTTGCCCAGATAGGAAATTTAACCAGAAAAATGAGTTTGCTGGATGCGTCCAGTATGGCCGATACGAAAATACCCAGCCTAGACTTGCCAACTGAGATTATTGTAAAAGCATCTGAAATTTATAAGGGGGTTAGAGCATCTGAAGCAGTTTCAGACCACATAGCTTTATCTGCAGACCCTGATGGATTCGAATTATCTGCCAAAGGGGATACAGATACGGTGACATTGAAGATACCAAAAAGCCAGCTGTTTTCACTTAAATGCAATGAGCACGTGAAGAGCCTTTTCTCTCTGGACTACTTCAGTGATATGGTCAAATCTGCAAAGAGCGATGAAATAAAGTTATATCTGGGAAATGATTATCCAGTAAAAATGATATTTCAGATAGCGGAAGGAAATGGAGAAGTTGCATATCTGCTCGCTCCAAGAATAGAATCTGATTAA
- a CDS encoding nitroreductase family protein → MDVMETIKKRYSVRSYQQRDVPDEIIRKIVEAARLAPSAKNRQEWKFVMIKDVAKRERLCEAAKGQTFVRQSPVVIAGVSTETDYVMTCGVPARYVDIAIAMEHIALTAVEYGLGTCWVGAFYQDKAKEVLNVPPDCQVVALMTLGYPEEGLEPAEKRRKSLEDIMCYEEFKR, encoded by the coding sequence ATGGATGTCATGGAAACAATAAAAAAAAGGTATTCTGTAAGGAGTTATCAGCAAAGGGATGTGCCAGATGAAATAATCCGTAAAATAGTTGAGGCAGCACGACTTGCCCCCTCCGCCAAAAATCGTCAGGAATGGAAATTTGTGATGATAAAAGATGTAGCGAAAAGAGAAAGGCTGTGCGAGGCCGCAAAGGGGCAGACATTCGTCAGGCAATCCCCTGTAGTCATAGCCGGCGTTTCTACGGAAACAGATTATGTCATGACATGCGGTGTTCCAGCCCGATATGTAGACATAGCCATAGCCATGGAGCATATTGCATTGACAGCAGTTGAATATGGCTTGGGGACGTGTTGGGTAGGGGCTTTTTATCAGGATAAGGCAAAGGAAGTGCTGAATGTGCCGCCGGATTGCCAGGTGGTCGCCCTCATGACGCTTGGCTATCCTGAAGAGGGACTGGAGCCGGCAGAAAAGAGAAGGAAAAGTCTTGAAGATATAATGTGCTACGAGGAATTCAAAAGGTAA
- a CDS encoding cation:proton antiporter: protein MMDFIASLLVIFAASAIGRFLSKKSNQPTILGELILGAILGNLAFLHFSEDIDHVADIGILLLLFSAGIAINFEEFKKIEGVSIIVASSGVVLPFILGYFVAVSFGFSNTVALFIGTSLVATSVGVNAEVLMELGKLGTKTGTLIMGAAVVDDIIGIIMLSALISLTKTGVIAIEKILLLIFSAIAFVFISIVWGIRLGKYISKKVVIRKENLLLAGMLFVLLFALIAEKIGLSMIIGSFIAGLIVGQTHFSKEMEEYISLIGGGFFIPIFFVAIGMHFDISAFFSVTLFAIVLLIVAIAGKLFGCGLGTKLCRFSNHQALLVGTAMIPRAGVELVLIKLGIQYGLIDSEIASAILIVVIVTTLISPPLLTKILRSF, encoded by the coding sequence ATGATGGATTTCATTGCCAGCTTGCTGGTAATATTTGCCGCATCTGCAATTGGGAGATTTTTATCGAAGAAGTCGAATCAACCGACCATATTGGGTGAGCTGATTCTTGGAGCTATTTTGGGAAATTTGGCATTCCTTCATTTTTCTGAAGATATAGACCATGTTGCTGATATCGGCATTTTATTATTGCTTTTCTCTGCAGGCATAGCGATAAATTTTGAAGAATTTAAAAAAATTGAGGGAGTATCTATCATAGTAGCATCTTCTGGGGTTGTTCTACCGTTTATCCTTGGGTACTTTGTTGCTGTTTCATTTGGTTTTTCTAACACTGTCGCATTATTTATTGGCACAAGCTTAGTGGCAACATCCGTAGGGGTAAACGCAGAAGTTCTTATGGAGTTGGGAAAATTAGGGACCAAAACAGGCACCTTAATAATGGGAGCGGCGGTTGTGGACGATATAATAGGCATAATCATGTTGAGTGCCCTTATCAGCCTGACGAAAACCGGTGTTATAGCCATTGAAAAAATTCTTTTGCTCATTTTTTCGGCTATCGCATTCGTTTTTATATCCATTGTTTGGGGGATCAGGCTTGGCAAATACATATCGAAAAAAGTAGTTATCAGAAAAGAAAATCTTTTATTGGCCGGCATGCTGTTCGTTTTATTGTTTGCATTGATAGCAGAAAAAATCGGTTTATCAATGATTATAGGCTCGTTCATAGCGGGATTGATTGTCGGCCAAACACATTTTTCTAAAGAAATGGAGGAATATATTTCATTAATTGGCGGAGGATTTTTTATACCAATATTTTTTGTAGCGATTGGAATGCATTTTGATATTAGTGCATTTTTCTCTGTAACTCTATTTGCAATTGTATTATTGATTGTAGCAATTGCAGGAAAACTGTTTGGTTGTGGTTTGGGGACAAAATTATGCAGATTCAGCAATCACCAAGCGCTGTTGGTGGGCACTGCAATGATTCCAAGAGCCGGCGTAGAACTTGTTCTCATTAAACTTGGCATCCAATATGGACTAATAGATTCTGAAATAGCATCTGCAATACTTATTGTGGTTATTGTTACCACACTCATTTCTCCCCCATTATTAACAAAGATTTTGAGGAGTTTTTAA